CTCGAGCAGAGGCAGGTAGGGTTCGCCGGACAGCTTGCGCGCGATTGCCCGGAACAGGGTCCCCATGATGGGGGCGTCGTTTGGCGGCGCCACGCGCCCGGCTTCCATGGGATTGCCGGAGCGCATCCACAGGAACATGCGTGCGAGGTGGTGCAGGGGCTCCGCGTTCTCCTGCTCACACAACACGTTGAATTCTTCGAGGGCGTCGTCATACCGGCCCAGACGGGCGAGGGCCGCGGCAAAATGCTCGCGGGCGGACGCGTCGTCGGGCGAGGATGCGAGATACCGCCGGAGCTGGGCCGCCGCCGACTCGTTCTCGTCCAACTCCAGATGAATCAGGCCCAGGATATTGCGGGCATCGGTCAGACCCGAGTCAAGCTCGAGCGCTTTCTGCAAGCAGGCCTTCGCTTCGTCGTTTTGGCCGATACGGGCCAGGCTGAGCCCCAGCCGCTCGAGCAGCATGGCGGAATCAGGATGCATTTGCACGAGTTTCAGGTAGATATCAACTACCGAGACAAGATCATTGGACTCTTCTTCGGCCTTGAGCAGTTCGTCGTAGATGAACACATTGAACGATGTCAGGCTGAGCGCTTTGTTAAAGGCATTGGACGCTTCGTCGTAGAGCTCTTGTTGGCGGCAGATGCGCCCGAGGATGAACCAGGCGCCCGGGTCGTCCGGATACTCCGCGACAAGGTTCTCGGCATAGCCGCGGGCGTTCTCGAGATCATGAACCATAAGATAGCCACGGATGATCTGCTTCGCGAGAAACGGCTCGTCGGGAGCGCATTTATAGGCTTGAACGAATTCGTCGATGGCTTCCTCGAAACGGCCGTTCCGGTAATGGATATCCCCCATCAGATAATGATTGAACGCTCTTGCCCGGGGACTGATTTCCGGCGGAGTGGAGCTTAATGTGCTGCACCCCAGCACCGCCAGGAGGCAGAACGCGGCGGTCAATGTGCGCATGAATACGAATCCTCATCCGGTTCGGTAAACAGAAGTCCTGTCTCAAGGGGGCGAGCAAACGGAGCGAAGGATTTGCGGTGGTGAGGACACGCCCCGCATCGTTCGATGGCCTCGAGGTGTTCGCTTGTTGCGTATCCCTTGTGCTGGGCGAATCCGTATTGAGGGAACTGACCGTCCAGCTCATCCATGATCCGGTCGCGCGTGACCTTTGCCACAATGCTCGCGGCCGCGATGGACTGGGAACGGCAGTCTCCTTTGACAATGCGGCACTGGGGAATGGGACAGCCGGCGATTTCGAAACCGTCGACGAGGAGATAGTCCGGCGGGGGCGCCAGCTGGGCGACGGCACGGTACATGGCAGCATAATTCGCGGACTGA
This window of the Candidatus Hydrogenedentota bacterium genome carries:
- a CDS encoding tetratricopeptide repeat protein, which produces MRTLTAAFCLLAVLGCSTLSSTPPEISPRARAFNHYLMGDIHYRNGRFEEAIDEFVQAYKCAPDEPFLAKQIIRGYLMVHDLENARGYAENLVAEYPDDPGAWFILGRICRQQELYDEASNAFNKALSLTSFNVFIYDELLKAEEESNDLVSVVDIYLKLVQMHPDSAMLLERLGLSLARIGQNDEAKACLQKALELDSGLTDARNILGLIHLELDENESAAAQLRRYLASSPDDASAREHFAAALARLGRYDDALEEFNVLCEQENAEPLHHLARMFLWMRSGNPMEAGRVAPPNDAPIMGTLFRAIARKLSGEPYLPLLESLDEVDGDIDLESQAYLQDLLFLFGVNPTGDFLFENMDDIAKTGFQSQRFDILRARILMAQKRNRPAERILTETLGRFGPDKWVHYYLAILYEEMNDLANTEQHLEACLELDPNDPDVLNFLGYFYADHNLKLDRAEELVERALEISPENGFYLDSLGWVYYRQGRADLAVEYIRRSILRLETDDAVVRDHLGDAYFLQGEVEKALEEWERAHRLDPELLGVADKLQKYRQEEKQGGTN